A region of the Kribbella sp. NBC_01245 genome:
GGCGTAGCTGGTGGCGAGCTCGCTGATCTGCTCGTCGAGGAAGCCCCAGGCCGACCACACCGCGACCAGCGGCAGCAGTGTGAGCGAGAGCAGGTCCAGCAGGCGCTGCTGCGTCGGGTCCGTCGTCTCGCCCGGACCGGCTGCGGCATCACGCCAGCGGTGCAGCGAGCTCGCGCAGGTCCGGATCATGCCGACGATGACGGCCAGCTGCAGCAACACGCCCGCGGAGAAGATCCCGATGGCCAGACTGCGGTGGTTATGCGTACCAAGCCAGATCGCGATGATGATGCTGAACCGGAATCCGGCGTACCCGATCAGGAACCAGGTGAGCAGGGGTAGCAGGTTGCGCCACCAGAGCCGGAACGTGTCGGCGATCAGGCGGACGGCCTCATGGAGTCCCTCGGCAAGCGTACGCATCGTGCCCGATCGTAGGGCCTAGCCGGATCAGACCGCCATCAGCCGTACGTATCGCGAGGCCCACGGCCGCCGCGGACCGTGCGGGGACCCTTGCGCCAGCTCGGCGCGTTCGGTCCCTGGACGTTCACCTTCGTGACGGTGCCGTCGCCCAGTTCGGCGTTCAGGCGGCGGACCAGGTCGGGCGCGAGCAGCCGCACCTGGGTGGCCCAGGCGGTGGACGACGTCCGCACGGTGAGCTCGGAATCGGCGTAGCTCTCGGGGGTGCAGTGCTGGGCGATCTCCGGACCGACGATGGCCGGCCATCTCGCCATCACCGCGTGCACGGCGACGTCGACCTCCCAGCCCTGGTCCCGCATCAGCCGGCCGATCGTGGACGTGAGCGTCTGCGGATCCCGGTCGTCGGGCCGCGCGCCGCTGCTCATCGGCGTGGTCGCGGAACGACGCTTACGCCTTACGGGCTTGGCTGGGATCTTCAGGCCTTTGAGCCGGCCGGCGAGTGACCGGGCCAGGTCCGTGCCGTGTTTGTCGTGGTCGATCGACTCGGCGGGCGTGTCCTCGTCGTCGGGCCGCTCCGGCAGCCGCTGCTCGCCGGCGGCGCGGATGTCCCCGGTCTCGGCGCGCGCATCACCCTCGTCGATCGGGAGGGTGTCGCCGGGGTCAGGCACGACGTACCGTTCCCTCGCCGACCTCGTAGCGGACGCCCATCAGCTCGGTCGGTACGTCGGCGCCGACAGCGGCCGTGACGAGCACCTGCCGGGCAGGAATCACCAGCTCCGCAAGGCGATCGCGGCGCTGGGTGTCGAGCTCGGCGAACACGTCGTCCAGGATCAGCACCGGCTCCCCCCCATCGGCTCGCAACAGTTCGTACGACGCCAACCGTAGCGCGAGCGCGAAGGACCAGGACTCACCATGACTGGCATAGCCCTTGGCCGGCATGTCGCCGAGACCGAGAACGACGTCGTCGCGATGCGGGCCGACCAGGGATACCCCACGGTCGAGCTCGTCCTGCCTCTTCTCGTGTACGGCGGCCAGGATGATCTCGGCGAGCGCCTCGCGACTGCGGACGTCGGGCTCGAGCGGGACGGACGACTTGTACTCAAGTCGCGCATTTCCCTTGCCCCGGGCAACAGCGTCGTACGCCGTATCCACCAACGGTCGAAGGGAATCGAGCAGTTCGAGGCGGGTCGCGAGCAATTCGGAACCGACGCGAGCGAGATGCGAATCCCAGACCTCGAGCGTGCGGAGCTGTCCCTCACCACCGCCGCGATTCTGCCGACGGGCCAGGGAAGCACTGCGTAGCAAGGAGTTTCGCTGCTTGAGCACGCGCTCGTAGTCCGAACGCACACCGGCCATGCGGGGTGACCTCAGCGTCAGCAGTTCGTCGAGGAACTTGCGTCGCTCGGAGGGATCACCCTTGACCAGGGAAAGATCTTCGGGCGCGAAGAGCACGGTTCGCAGCAGGCCGAGCACCTCGCGCGGCCGGGGCACGGGTGCGCGATTAACCCTTGCCCTGTTGGCTTTTCCGGGGTTGATCTCGATCTCGACGATGACGTCGCGATCGGTATCGCTGCGGATCTCGGTCCGGATGATGGCGCGGGGTGCGCCCATCCGGACCAGCGGGTTGTCGTTCGCGACGCGGTGCGAACCGAGCGTCGCGGTGTAGTGGATCGCTTCGACCAGGTTGGTCTTGCCCTGGCCATTGCGGCCGACGAACGAGGTCACGCCGGGTTCGAACGTGACCTCGGCCTGCGGGTAAGAGCGGAAATCGGCGAGGCCGAGGGCGGTGACGAACACTTAGTGCCCCGGGTGGCCCTTCGGCACCGAGGCGTACGACGGGTCCTCGGCGCCCTTGACCGCGTGGCCGCCGAACTGGTTGCGCATCGCCGCGATCGCCTTCATCGCGGGCGAATCCTCCTGGCGGGAGGCGAAGCGCGCGAACAGCGAAGCCGCGATGGCCGGCACCGGTACGGCGAGGTCGATCGCCGCCTCGACGGTCCAGCGGCCTTCGCCGGAGTCGTCGGCGTACCCCCGGATCTTGTCCAGGTGGGTGTCTTCCTTCAGCGCGTTCACCATCAGGTCGAGCAGCCAGGACCGGATCACGGTGCCCTCGCGCCAGGAGTCGAACGCCTCCGGCACGCTCTCGACGATGTCGGCCGCCTCGAGCAGCTCGAAACCCTCGGCATACGCCTGCATGATCGCGTACTCGATGCCGTTGTGGACCATCTTGGTGAAGTGGCCGGCGCCGACCTTGCCGGCGTGCACGAAGCCGAACTCGCCCTCGGGCTTGAGCGCTTCGAAGATGGGCATCAGCGTCGCGACGGTCTCAGGCTCTCCGCCGCACATCAGGGCGTAGCCGTTTTCCTTACCCCAGACACCACCGGAGACGCCGCAGTCGACGAACCGGATGCCCTTCTCGGCCAACTGCGCGGCCCGGCGGGTGTCATCGGTCCAGCGGCTGTTGCCGCCGTCGATCACGATGTCGCCCTCGCTGAGCAGCTCGGCCAGCTCGGTGATCACCGGGTCGATGGCCTGCACCGGCACCATCACCCAGACCACCTTGGGCTGGTCGGTCGCGCTGAGCTGCGCCACCATGTCGGCCAGGTCCTTCGAGTCGGTCAACGCCTGATCGCGGTCGTAACCGATCACGGTCAGGCCGGCGTCGCGAATCCGCTCGCGCATGTTGCCGCCCATCTTGCCGAGACCGACAAGGCCGAGCTCCATCGTGAATTCCCCTCGAATCGATTCAGTTGTTCAAGCGGGTCGTCAGTCGTGCGGTCGTCAGTTGTTCAGGCGGACCGGCATCAGCACGTACCGGAACTCGCTGAGCGTCTCGCCCTCGTAGTCCTTCGCTCCGGTCAGCTCGGCCGGCTTCGTCGCCTGGGTGAAGGCGAGGTGGGCCACCGGGGTGCCGATCGCGCCCAGACCGTCCAGCAGGTACGTCGGGTTGAATCCCACGGTGACCGGTTCCCCCGTCACCTGGGCCTCAATCGACTCGGATGCCTGCGCCTCGTCACCGCTGCCGGCGTCGAGGGTGACACCGTCCTCGGAGAACGTCAGCCGCACGGGCGCATTGCGCTCGGCGACCAGGGCCACGCGCTTGACCGCCTCGACCAGGACCGCGGTGTCGACCCGGACCCGGGTGGCGATCGCGGCGTCGGTCGGGATGATCTGGCGCACCTTCGGGAACTCGCCGTCGAGCAACCGGGTCGTCGCCCGGCGGGAACCACCGGCGACCTGGCCCTCGAAACCGACCAGCCCCTCGCCCGCACCGGTGCCGGCCAGGGAGATGGTGATCTCCGTACCCGTCATCGCCTTGGCGGTCTCGGCCAGCACTCGCGCCGGGATCAGCGCGGCCGCCGAGGCGTCGGGGGAGAGCGGGTTCCACTCGAGCTCGCGAACTGCGAGCCGGTAGCGGTCGGTGGCGAGCAGCGAGATGGTCGAACCCTCGATCTCGACCCGGACGCCGGTCAGCACGGGCAGGGTGTCCTCCCGGCCGGCCGCGGTGACGACCTGAGCGACGGCGTGCGCGAAGACGTCACTGCGCACGGTGCCACTCGCTGCGGGCATGTCCGGCAGGGCCGGGTACTCGTCGGTGGGCAGCGTCTGCAGGGTGAACCGCGAACTGCCGCAGGTCACCTGTGCCTTGGCGCCATCGACACTCATGTCGACCGGTTGATCCGGCAGGCTCTTGGAAATGTCAGCGACCAGACGGCCGGAAACGAGGCAGCGACCTGCGTCGGCCACCTGTGCGGGCACGGTGACGCGGACTGAGGTCTCGTAATCGAAGCCGGACAGAGTGATCTGCCCTTCCTCGGCTTCGACCAGTAGTCCCGCAAGGATCGGGACACTCGGGCGACTGGGCAAGCTACGCGCGGCCCAGGCCACCGACTCGGCCAGTACGTCGCGCTCGACGCGGAACTTCACCGCTGGGTGCCTCCTGATTCGGCTGGTTGCCATGGAGATCCTGCCATGGCTGGACGCGATGTGCGCCAACCGGTGGCGATCTGGGGATTCGGGCGGGTCGCGATGGGGTAGTCCGAGGTGTTTCCGGGTGCCATCCGACGCGGTCCGAGGAGGGCCCGAATCCCGAGTTTTCCCCAGGTTTGAGCCGCAGAAGATTTTGTGGACTTTGAACTAGGTACAGATTCCATAGTGTTCTTCACACCTGGGGATACTGTGGAGAACCCGCGACTTCGCAGGTCAGAGCCACTTTTGCCCTGTGCACGGGGTGTGGACGAAACAGGGCCTACCTGGGGACGACTGTTGACGGCCGAACTCTTACACACAGGCCGTCCACAGCGATGGCCTGAGTGTCCACCGAGATACCCACAGTTATCCACAGTTGTATCCCCAGCCTGTGGGGTTGTGGAGGAGCTCGTTTTCATCACTGTTGCTTGGCCTGATGCTTGATCCGGTTGGTGAGTTCGGTGACCTGGTTGAAGACGCTGCGCCGCTCCGACATCAGCTGCCGGATCTTGCGCTCGGCGTGCATCACCGTGGTGTGGTCGCGGCCGCCGAACTGCTGGCCGATCTTCGGCAGGGACAGATCGGTGAGCTCCCGGCACAGGTACATCGCGATCTGCCGGGCCGTCACCAGCACCCTGCTGCGGCTGCCGCCACACAGGTCGTCGATCGACAGCCCGAAGTAGGAGGCGGTCTGGCCCATGATCATGCTGGCCGTCACCTCCGGCTTGCTGCCCTCGGGGATCAGGTCCTTCAGCACGATCTCGGCCAGGCTCAGATCGACCGGCTGCCGGTTCAGGCTGGCGAACGCCGTCACCCGGATCAGCGCACCCTCGAGCTCACGGATATTCGTCTGGACCTTGCTGGCGATGAACTCCAGGACCTCCGGCGGCGCGGTCAGCCGCTCGGTCGCCGCCTTCTTCCGCAGGATCGCGATCCGGGTCTCGAGGTCGGGTGGCTGGATATCGGTGATCAGGCCCCACTCGAACCGGTTCCGCAGCCGATCCTCCAGCGCCTCGAGCCGCTTCGGCGCCCGGTCGGAGCTGATCACGATCTGCTTGTTCGCGTTGTGGAGGGTGTTGAAGGTGTGGAAGAACTCCTCCTGGGTCTGGATCTTGCCCTCGAGGAACTGGATGTCGTCGATCAGCAGTACGTCGACGTCGCGGTACCGGCGCTGGAACTGGGCGGCCTTGTCATCGCGGATCGCGTTGATGAAGTCGTTGGTGAACTCTTCGCTGGAGACATAGCGGACGCGTGCGCCGGTGTAGAGACTGCGCACGTAGTGACCGATGGCGTGCAGCAGGTGCGTCTTGCCGAGGCCGGAGTCGCCGTAGATCAACTGCGGGTTGTACGCCTTGCCCGGCGCCTCGGCGACCGCGACGGCTGCCGCGTGCGCGAAGCGGTTGGACGAGCCGATGACGAAGGTCTCGAAGGTGTACTTCGGGTTCAGCCTCGCCTCGACCTGGTCGGGGGTCGGCGCGGGGGCGGGCTGGTTGTTCTGGTTGTGCTGCGGCTGCACCTGGGCCGGCTGGACCTGACTGGTCGGCTGGGTGAGGTGTTGGCCGCCTTGCTGGTTGGGCTGGCCGTGTTGCTGGCCCTGTTGGTGGGGCTGACCGGTCTGACCGGGGTGTTGTTGCGGTTGCTGGTAGTTCTGCGGCTGCTGGTACATCGGCTGGTTGAGCTGGCCGATGGACGAGCTGAGCGTGGGCTGCTCGGTGTCAGCACCCGGCGGCGGTCCGACCGGGACCGGCGGCTGGTTGTGCTGCTGCGGCTGCTGGTTCTGGGGCTGCTGGTTGGGGTGGCCGAACTGGTTCTGGGGCTGCTGGTACATCTGGCCGCCCTGCTGGCCGATACCCACATTGGGATCGCCATAGCCGGCGATACCGGTCGCGTGTCCGCCGAGTGGGCTGTGGATCGGGGCGGGCGCCGGGGTCGGCTCGCGTAGCTCGGGATCCAGGGACGGGTCCACCGTGACGGCGATCCGGATGTCCCGACCGAACGATTCGCTGAGAATCCGCTCCAGATCCGGGCGTAGGCGCGTCTCGAGCTGACCGCGGGTGAAGTCATCCGGTACGGCGACGATGGCCGTGCTC
Encoded here:
- the dnaA gene encoding chromosomal replication initiator protein DnaA yields the protein MVEDQSVNADNTAGSGETGITAPDLPTAHLVPPPPPRPSPADFARFTRPSFAQTAFIQSQLPDMELPAADEQAEVPSGEVAQTATNQEQPVVEASRQPAETGHSLVQAPVYGEPAQYSAVSESAGQERVAVDQASFTETVQHETVQQPVQESQQQPAEESAVQEAVVDEQVAQEAVSLPVQETVAVGEVVLEHEVAREYGYQEQPAREPEQQAVLQQPIVEQVVAADLDREQVVPQELTQQHAEQVQLQEDEPALVSVEPALVAVEPALVSVAPVVSAVAEPAPALLANPVQAPLAQMNESPIPTPAPSLQESPRMTPQASTHGIPQTPGQGGQPDDGSSRVVGEGSPLSAPQTGEQPGRQAGDQPLSQPTSQQADHAAADPTYVPQVPQAQQPPHSPENQQAQHNEPAQQNEPAPQELQDQPAHQVPQAPQAQDQQAPQVSQDQQVQHNPQAQQNQPAQHAQPSQASQQAQPNQPAQQAPQVQQNQQPPVAQQSQQPQVAQQNQPAPQAQGVTLDDAWARVLGGLPSNQRAWLTNSRPVTLHESTAIVAVPDDFTRGQLETRLRPDLERILSESFGRDIRIAVTVDPSLDPELREPTPAPAPIHSPLGGHATGIAGYGDPNVGIGQQGGQMYQQPQNQFGHPNQQPQNQQPQQHNQPPVPVGPPPGADTEQPTLSSSIGQLNQPMYQQPQNYQQPQQHPGQTGQPHQQGQQHGQPNQQGGQHLTQPTSQVQPAQVQPQHNQNNQPAPAPTPDQVEARLNPKYTFETFVIGSSNRFAHAAAVAVAEAPGKAYNPQLIYGDSGLGKTHLLHAIGHYVRSLYTGARVRYVSSEEFTNDFINAIRDDKAAQFQRRYRDVDVLLIDDIQFLEGKIQTQEEFFHTFNTLHNANKQIVISSDRAPKRLEALEDRLRNRFEWGLITDIQPPDLETRIAILRKKAATERLTAPPEVLEFIASKVQTNIRELEGALIRVTAFASLNRQPVDLSLAEIVLKDLIPEGSKPEVTASMIMGQTASYFGLSIDDLCGGSRSRVLVTARQIAMYLCRELTDLSLPKIGQQFGGRDHTTVMHAERKIRQLMSERRSVFNQVTELTNRIKHQAKQQ
- the recF gene encoding DNA replication/repair protein RecF (All proteins in this family for which functions are known are DNA-binding proteins that assist the filamentation of RecA onto DNA for the initiation of recombination or recombinational repair.), which codes for MFVTALGLADFRSYPQAEVTFEPGVTSFVGRNGQGKTNLVEAIHYTATLGSHRVANDNPLVRMGAPRAIIRTEIRSDTDRDVIVEIEINPGKANRARVNRAPVPRPREVLGLLRTVLFAPEDLSLVKGDPSERRKFLDELLTLRSPRMAGVRSDYERVLKQRNSLLRSASLARRQNRGGGEGQLRTLEVWDSHLARVGSELLATRLELLDSLRPLVDTAYDAVARGKGNARLEYKSSVPLEPDVRSREALAEIILAAVHEKRQDELDRGVSLVGPHRDDVVLGLGDMPAKGYASHGESWSFALALRLASYELLRADGGEPVLILDDVFAELDTQRRDRLAELVIPARQVLVTAAVGADVPTELMGVRYEVGEGTVRRA
- a CDS encoding DUF721 domain-containing protein, whose translation is MPDPGDTLPIDEGDARAETGDIRAAGEQRLPERPDDEDTPAESIDHDKHGTDLARSLAGRLKGLKIPAKPVRRKRRSATTPMSSGARPDDRDPQTLTSTIGRLMRDQGWEVDVAVHAVMARWPAIVGPEIAQHCTPESYADSELTVRTSSTAWATQVRLLAPDLVRRLNAELGDGTVTKVNVQGPNAPSWRKGPRTVRGGRGPRDTYG
- the gnd gene encoding phosphogluconate dehydrogenase (NAD(+)-dependent, decarboxylating), with protein sequence MELGLVGLGKMGGNMRERIRDAGLTVIGYDRDQALTDSKDLADMVAQLSATDQPKVVWVMVPVQAIDPVITELAELLSEGDIVIDGGNSRWTDDTRRAAQLAEKGIRFVDCGVSGGVWGKENGYALMCGGEPETVATLMPIFEALKPEGEFGFVHAGKVGAGHFTKMVHNGIEYAIMQAYAEGFELLEAADIVESVPEAFDSWREGTVIRSWLLDLMVNALKEDTHLDKIRGYADDSGEGRWTVEAAIDLAVPVPAIAASLFARFASRQEDSPAMKAIAAMRNQFGGHAVKGAEDPSYASVPKGHPGH
- the dnaN gene encoding DNA polymerase III subunit beta — translated: MKFRVERDVLAESVAWAARSLPSRPSVPILAGLLVEAEEGQITLSGFDYETSVRVTVPAQVADAGRCLVSGRLVADISKSLPDQPVDMSVDGAKAQVTCGSSRFTLQTLPTDEYPALPDMPAASGTVRSDVFAHAVAQVVTAAGREDTLPVLTGVRVEIEGSTISLLATDRYRLAVRELEWNPLSPDASAAALIPARVLAETAKAMTGTEITISLAGTGAGEGLVGFEGQVAGGSRRATTRLLDGEFPKVRQIIPTDAAIATRVRVDTAVLVEAVKRVALVAERNAPVRLTFSEDGVTLDAGSGDEAQASESIEAQVTGEPVTVGFNPTYLLDGLGAIGTPVAHLAFTQATKPAELTGAKDYEGETLSEFRYVLMPVRLNN